Proteins from a genomic interval of Schistocerca piceifrons isolate TAMUIC-IGC-003096 chromosome 3, iqSchPice1.1, whole genome shotgun sequence:
- the LOC124788002 gene encoding prolactin-releasing peptide receptor-like, giving the protein MDAEFELREGLDGNGTQWGGDEDPMQKRPVQALFGLLYLVIFTVGTCGNALVCFVVARNRSMQTVTNLFISNLALSDILLCALCVPFTPLYTFYGRWVFGSALCHTVAFAQGTSVYISTLTLTAIAVDRFYVIVHPFRPRMRASTCLAIVCAVWAASLAATLPYGVFMEHRLRAGSHFCEESWPSETVRQAFGGVTFAMQFVAPFLAISVCYTKIWLRLRHQARTKPGAKTSRKEEADRERKRRTNRMLVAMVVVFGTCWMPLNLVNLANDLYIPIGHWRYFNLCFFVVHALAMSSTCYNPFLYAWLNENFRKEFRRVVPCCMRAGRAPRQGFAGAGTSMGGQSVQTALQTSNSLLPDVVSTDSDPAPAPSPCAGYCANDEQVRFSGIENKVLDVSPSI; this is encoded by the coding sequence ATGGATGCAGAATTTGAGTTACGCGAGGGACTGGACGGCAACGGAACGCAGTGGGGCGGCGACGAGGACCCCATGCAGAAGCGGCCCGTGCAGGCGCTGTTCGGGCTGCTGTACCTGGTCATCTTCACGGTGGGCACGTGCGGCAACGCGCTCGTCTGCTTCGTGGTGGCGCGCAACCGCAGCATGCAGACGGTGACGAACCTGTTCATCAGCAACCTGGCGCTCTCCGACATCCTGCTGTGCGCGCTCTGCGTGCCCTTCACGCCGCTCTACACCTTCTACGGGCGCTGGGTGTTCGGCAGCGCGCTCTGCCACACGGTGGCCTTCGCCCAGGGCACCAGCGTCTACATCTCGACGCTGACGCTGACGGCGATCGCCGTGGACCGCTTCTACGTGATCGTGCACCCGTTCCGGCCGCGCATGCGCGCCTCCACGTGCCTGGCGATCGTGTGCGCCGTGTGGGCGGCGTCGCTGGCCGCGACGCTGCCCTACGGCGTCTTCATGGAGCACCGCCTGCGCGCCGGCAGCCACTTTTGCGAGGAGAGCTGGCCGTCGGAGACGGTGCGCCAGGCCTTCGGCGGCGTCACCTTCGCCATGCAGTTCGTGGCGCCGTTCCTCGCCATCTCCGTCTGCTACACCAAGATCTGGCTGCGGCTGCGCCACCAGGCGCGCACCAAGCCGGGCGCCAAGACGTCGCGGAAGGAGGAGGCCGACCGCGAGCGCAAGCGCCGCACCAACCGCATGCTGGTCGCCATGGTGGTCGTCTTCGGCACCTGCTGGATGCCGCTCAACCTCGTCAACCTCGCCAACGACCTGTACATCCCGATCGGCCACTGGCGCTACTTCAACCTGTGCTTCTTCGTGGTGCACGCGCTCGCCATGAGCTCCACCTGCTACAACCCGTTCCTGTACGCCTGGCTGAACGAGAACTTCCGCAAGGAGTTCCGGCGCGTGGTGCCGTGCTGCATGCGCGCCGgccgcgcgccgcggcagggcttCGCCGGCGCCGGCACCTCGATGGGTGGCCAGTCCGTGCAGACGGCCCTGCAGACGTCCAACTCGCTGCTGCCCGACGTCGTCTCCACCGACTCGGACCCCGCCCCCGCACCCTCTCCCTGCGCCGGCTACTGCGCCAACGACGAGCAGGTCCGCTTCTCCGGGATCGAGAACAAGGTGCTGGACGTGTCGCCTTCCATTTAG